From Actinomycetota bacterium, one genomic window encodes:
- a CDS encoding glycosyltransferase, with amino-acid sequence MSRPVSKIPPEARLVSAAKVKPLSATAQPMVSVVIPVYNGARSIVPVMEALYGSSYANFEAVVIHDCSTDNTSALLSELAGKHDFRLFEFPENRGVSKARNEGARQARGEVILFIDADCIIKPDTIERCVRALQKGESICVGGAYTRDAWDDDFFSNFQSLYIHHVETKVEHPDYIATHCMAIWKKTYDEFGGFREDFFIGHAASVEDVELSHRLIDAGHQLSRPSEIQVQHMFGFNFSKSIRNAVKKSKYWTMYSLHNRDVMKDSGAASYELKINVATQVINVCLVAAAAVTRSWWPLMGAMFLYGVNTAVSYNLLRLIRQEQGWWFLIRAMGYYQFVYPFAVAYGSFVGILKYVWEVKITRRYA; translated from the coding sequence ATGAGCCGTCCCGTCAGCAAGATCCCGCCGGAAGCGCGCCTCGTGTCTGCGGCGAAGGTAAAGCCGCTGAGCGCTACCGCGCAACCGATGGTCTCGGTCGTCATTCCCGTATACAACGGCGCCCGCTCGATCGTCCCGGTCATGGAGGCTCTCTACGGCTCTTCCTATGCCAATTTCGAGGCGGTCGTCATCCACGACTGCTCCACCGATAACACCAGCGCGCTTCTGAGCGAACTTGCCGGGAAACATGACTTCCGGCTGTTTGAGTTCCCGGAAAACCGGGGCGTCTCCAAGGCGCGCAACGAGGGCGCCCGGCAGGCCCGGGGAGAGGTCATCCTCTTCATCGACGCCGACTGCATCATCAAGCCCGATACCATCGAGCGCTGCGTCAGGGCTCTGCAGAAGGGCGAAAGCATCTGCGTCGGCGGCGCCTACACCCGCGACGCCTGGGACGATGACTTTTTCAGCAACTTCCAGTCGCTCTACATCCACCACGTCGAGACCAAGGTCGAGCATCCCGATTACATCGCCACCCACTGCATGGCGATCTGGAAGAAGACTTACGATGAGTTCGGCGGCTTCAGGGAAGACTTTTTCATCGGGCACGCCGCCAGCGTCGAGGACGTCGAGCTCTCACACCGCCTGATCGATGCCGGCCATCAGCTGTCGCGGCCCTCGGAGATACAGGTGCAGCACATGTTCGGCTTCAACTTCAGCAAGTCGATCCGCAACGCCGTCAAGAAGAGCAAGTACTGGACCATGTACTCACTCCACAACCGCGACGTCATGAAGGATTCCGGCGCCGCCTCCTACGAGCTCAAGATCAATGTGGCCACGCAGGTCATCAACGTCTGCCTGGTGGCCGCGGCGGCGGTCACCCGCAGCTGGTGGCCGCTGATGGGGGCCATGTTCCTCTATGGCGTCAACACCGCCGTCAGCTACAACCTGCTGCGCCTGATCAGGCAGGAGCAGGGCTGGTGGTTCCTGATCCGGGCCATGGGCTACTACCAGTTCGTCTACCCGTTCGCCGTCGCTTACGGCTCGTTTGTGGGAATCCTCAAGTATGTCTGGGAAGTGAAGATTACCCGGCGCTACGCCTAG